From the genome of Pseudarthrobacter sp. NIBRBAC000502772:
TCCGTGTGGACCGTCCGCCGCCGTCGTCGTACTTTGTGAAGTTCTTGCTGGTTGGTTCTAGTTGACGGCGCCCGTGTACTTTTCGCCCGGGCCCTTGCCCGGGGCGTCCGGAATGATGGACTCCTCGCGGAACGCGAGCTGCAGGGAACGCAGGCCATCGCGCAACGGGCCGGCGTGCTGCGATCCGATTTCGGGGGCCGCTGAAGTCACGAGTCCGGCAAGGGCGGTGATGAGCTTGCGGGCCTCGTCCAGATCCTTGAGTTCCTCTGCATTGTCCTCGGCGGCGAGGCCCAGCTTGACCGCTGCCGCGCTCATCAGGTGCACGGCGGCGGTGGTGATGACCTCGATGGCCGGCACCTCCGAGATATCGCGGATTTGCTGGGTCACGTCAGCCTTGGCGTCCGAGGCCTCGAAAACGTGTGAATTACTGTCTGGGGTGCTCATACTGGTAAGCTTGTCACAGACCGACTGGATGTCGTTATTTTGCTGTGGAAGGTCCCACCAACGCTTAGCTGCGTTAGGCGGGATTTGTTCTGTAGAATGGCATGCAGTTTGCAAGCGGAGTACTCTCCCACCCGCGTCAGCCGTTTTCCCACCGGAAGCAATTCCGCCAGGAACCAAGGTTGCCGGGTACCGGTCGGACAGTTCCATCAGGCGTTGAGCCTGGGGAAGTGCGCACAGCCTTTACGAAGGATCGTGCATCCGACCTTCGAGGCCTTCGATTGCTCCGGCAATTGGGGGCCTTCTCTATTTGCCGGTGGAATGCCACATCAATCACAGGAGCTTTAACATTAGCGAGCCAAGAATCAATGAGCGTATCCGCGTCCCCGAGGTGCGGCTGGTCGGTCCTGCAGGTGAACAAGTAGGAATCGTCCGTATTGACGATGCCCTGCGTTTGGCTGCCGAGTCCGATCTTGATCTCGTTGAAGTTGCACCGCAGGCCAAGCCTCCGGTGTGCAAGCTGATGGACTTCGGCAAGTACAAGTACGAGGCCGCCGTCAAGGCACGTGAAGCACGGAAGAACCAGACCAACACTGTTCTGAAGGAAATCCGCTTCCGCCTCAAGATTGACACCCACGACTACGAGACCAAGCGCGGCCATGCACTGCGCTTCCTCGGTGCCGGTGACAAGGTCAAGGCCATGATCCAGTTCCGCGGCCGTGAGCAGCAGCGTCCGGAAATGGGCATCCGCCTGCTCCAGCGCTTCGCTGACGATGTCGCCGAAGTGGGCGTTGTCGAGTCCAGCCCCCGTATCGATGGCCGCAACATGGTCATGGTTGTGGGCCCGCTGAAGAACAAGGCCGAAGCCAAGGCTGAGGCACGCCGCGCATCACAGCGTGCAGAGGCCAAGGCGCAGAACGAAGCGAAAGCTACGGGTGGCGGCCGCATCGACGTCTCCGGCGACGACCAGGCACCGCTCACGCAGTCGCTGGCTGACCTTCTTCCGGAAGGTTTCGCCATCACCACGGTGCCGGAAACCGAAGCTCCGGCACAGTCTGAAGCACCTGAGGCGCCTGCTGAAGCCGCTCCGGAAGCCGAAGCCCCTGTCAAGGAAGCGCCGGCGAAGGAAGCTCCCGTCAAGGAAGCCGCCGCGAAGGAAGCTCCTGCACAGGAAACCGCCGCCAAGGCAGCACCCGTGAAGGAAGCCGCCGTCCAGGAGGCGCCCAAGCAGGCTGCCCCGAGGGCCGCTGCTCCCAAGCGTGAGGCTCCCAAGGCAGCCCCGGCACCCGTCAAGGCTCCTGTCGCTGCCAAGCCCGCCGAAGTTGCGGCTCCGGCAGCTCCGAGGCCGCCGGTGCCGATGCCTAAGCCGATCGCCCGGCCGGCAGCGCCGAAGCCTGCTGCAAGGCCTGCCCCCAAGGCAGCTCCGAAGCCGGCTGGCAAGAAGACTACCTAGTTCAAAGCTGCGGGAGGTTATCCTCCTGCAGTACGCAACCAGCATGCCGCCTGCAGGGGCGGCTGCTCGAAAGAACTGCAGACAATGTCTGTGGACACGTAAGGAGATCGGTTCCCATGCCGAAGATGAAGACCCACAGTGGTGCTAAGAAGCGCTTCAAGCTGACCGGCAGCGGCAAGCTGCGCCGCCAGCAGGCCAACCGCCGCCACTACCTTGAGCACAAGTCCTCCAGGCTGACTCGTCGCCTCGCCGGCGACAAGATTGTCTTCAAGGGTGACGCTAAGGTCATCCGGAAGATGCTCGGCATCTAAGTTCCAAGTTCTCTGACTGATGCCACCTGGCAGCAGTCAACTACCAAAAAGGCTTCTCAGGCCAGCCGGTTGTTCCGGCAGTAGATGCTTGGGATCAGAATTTTCGAAGGAGTACGCACGTGGCACGTGTGAAGAGGGCGGTCAACGCCCACAAGAAGCGCCGGGTTATCCTTGAACGCGCAAAGGGCTACCGTGGACAGCGTTCACGCCTGTACCGCAAGGCTAAAGAGCAGCTGCTGCACTCGTTTGTGTACAGCTACGGCGACCGCAAGAAGAAGAAGGGCGACTTCCGCCGCCTGTGGATCCAGCGCATCAATGCTGCATCCCGCGCCAACGGCCTGACTTACAACCGTCTGATCCAGGGCCTGAAGGCCGCTGAGGTTGAGGTTGACCGCCGTATGCTTGCTGAGCTGGCCGTCTCGGATGCGAACGCATTCGCCGCGCTGGTGAAGATCGCCAAGGATTCCCTGCCTGCCGACACGTCCGCTCCGGCCGTCGAAGCCGCAGCCCCCAAGGCTGCCAAGGCACCCAAGGCCAAGGCTGCAAAGCCTGCCGCTGACGTGGCTGCCAAGTAGCACCCACGCCAGTTCGGGGACTGGTGGCTGAAGCCACTAAGGTTCTTATATGAACGAAACCGGGCGCCCGCAAGACTTTCCACTCTCCAACCCCCGAGCTGATCGGGTGAGGAAGGTGGCACAGCTTGCCGGGCGCCCGGCCCGTTTAAAGCGCAGCGAGTTTCTGGCGGAGGGTCCCCAAGCTGTCCGTGAGGCCCTCACCCTGCACCAGAAAAGGATTGCAGCGGGCGAGCCCGGCGTCGTCTATGAGGTGTACGCGAGCGAGGCCTGCCTCGACCGGCACCCGGACCTGGAGGCTCTCGCGGAGGGTATTGACGCTTACCTCACTACCGATGAAGTGCTGGCCGCGATGGCGGACACGGTTACCCCGCAGGGCATTCTCGCGGTCTGCGGTTTCCTGGACGTGAGCCTTGAGCAGGTCCTCGACGCCGGCCCTCGGCTGCTTGCAGTGCTGTGTCAGGTCCGGGACCCCGGCAACGCCGGCACTGTACTCCGGGCTGCTGACGCGGCGGGGGCGGACGCCGTCATCCTGACCTCGTCCAGCGTTGACATCTATAACCCCAAGGCCGTCCGTTCCACCGCCGGTTCCCTGTTCCATCTGCCCGTGGTCCTGGGTGCCGATATCGCGGAAGTGGCAGCCGCCTGCCGTTCGCGGGGGATTGGCATACTGGCCGCCGA
Proteins encoded in this window:
- a CDS encoding RNA methyltransferase; this encodes MNETGRPQDFPLSNPRADRVRKVAQLAGRPARLKRSEFLAEGPQAVREALTLHQKRIAAGEPGVVYEVYASEACLDRHPDLEALAEGIDAYLTTDEVLAAMADTVTPQGILAVCGFLDVSLEQVLDAGPRLLAVLCQVRDPGNAGTVLRAADAAGADAVILTSSSVDIYNPKAVRSTAGSLFHLPVVLGADIAEVAAACRSRGIGILAADGDGDVNLDTLQDENAARRIAGPGVESLFALEGPTAWLFGNEAQGLAEDELALADHRVAVPVYGAAESLNLGTAATVCLYASARSQKA
- the rplT gene encoding 50S ribosomal protein L20, whose translation is MARVKRAVNAHKKRRVILERAKGYRGQRSRLYRKAKEQLLHSFVYSYGDRKKKKGDFRRLWIQRINAASRANGLTYNRLIQGLKAAEVEVDRRMLAELAVSDANAFAALVKIAKDSLPADTSAPAVEAAAPKAAKAPKAKAAKPAADVAAK
- the rpmI gene encoding 50S ribosomal protein L35 → MPKMKTHSGAKKRFKLTGSGKLRRQQANRRHYLEHKSSRLTRRLAGDKIVFKGDAKVIRKMLGI
- a CDS encoding DUF1844 domain-containing protein — translated: MSTPDSNSHVFEASDAKADVTQQIRDISEVPAIEVITTAAVHLMSAAAVKLGLAAEDNAEELKDLDEARKLITALAGLVTSAAPEIGSQHAGPLRDGLRSLQLAFREESIIPDAPGKGPGEKYTGAVN